One Gossypium hirsutum isolate 1008001.06 chromosome A08, Gossypium_hirsutum_v2.1, whole genome shotgun sequence genomic window, ATGCATggaattaattgagtcgaatctatgcttagaaactggaagattTCTAgtcttcgacttgtacactgccaaatcaaaactaactcaggtctgattttcacaaacatagtgccctaacttttcaaaacctgcatccaaaataGAATCTCTCTTCAATGAAATGATCATGCCTTTTTTCCTCCTATAACCAAGTTGTCtctgctccaaacgagttgacttcgactccatAACAGACGAAGGACATTTGATTTCACCGGTCATTGTAGAACTTTCCAGAATATAAAAATtgtcggttcttttaccttttaacaaaatgagagctccatgagatactttaatgccgctcgactcgatgttgattttgcatcctttcaagtctaaaatatcaatcaagtacatacctgacatctgagagtgcttaatcgtcccatcgtgtatcctaattttaacagtaccaataccaattaccttacagGATGAATCATTTCATATGCGCACAACTCTACCTTCAACCTAACTATATGTgaagaaccattctctattaggaaacatgtggaaagaacatcccaaatctaggatccacttggaTATAAGCTTGGAATTATCACTCGttaaaactaataagaaattatcaccgctttcatcgaccaaattagcacaagctacatcttcctcgttactctcagtagctcttttattttgcagtttataataatctgctttgacgtgacctaactttttacaatagcgacacattttgtctcgcttctttgatgctaccaaaatggaagcttgtCTATCTACCTTGTTAtctgaaccaaactcattgtcaagTTTGTCTCTACTTAACAAATGActccttcacatcttcgaacgagagtttgtctctgccataaattaggGCCTCCCTAAAAGACTTTTATGAAGAGGCTTAAGAGCACAACAATAGCATagtctgatcttcatcgtcaatctaaacctcaacattctttaaatcatttaaaagagtaatgaattgactgatgtgatctctaagaagctcaccttcattCATACGAAAtgtaaatagatgttgtttcaacactaatcgtttagctagagacttagtcgtataaagagtttctaacattttccacaaggcgaatgaggtcttctccatcaatacctcctgcaatgccgtattcgtgaggcacaactaGATTGGAGACAAGGGCTTTTCATCAAGTTCTTTCCAttttgtttgatttagattcttagGCTTTTTCCTAATAACAACCTTTTTCGAccagtttgaactagaattgccatcatccgaacttgccacaaattgaaattGGTGACACCatcaaacttttcaatttcaaaccttATTGCTATCATCTTTGAACGGGTTGATCtacgaaaattgaactagctctgataccacttgttggggatCGATCCGATTAAGCagcaaacaagtaaaaatagcggaagaaattgggaaattgaacacacaaatttaaagtggaaaaactcctccaaagaggataaaaaaaccacgggcaaagataattttactataatggcaaaagaacaaagagtacaaaaactggagataaaaactaaacctagaaaactcgaaaacaaagaaccctcaaaacgtaaacacaaaaatCTCTAAAAGTGTTATtagttctaatctctaataggtgtattttctaaagttgtaaaagagcctatttataggctaaatttataggtcaaataataataaaataatctagactaatcagagtttattTGAAAGAAATAAACATAGTTTAattagaagattatttctcaaattttactGAAATAAGAGTCATACTTAACGTAAATAAAATGCATGCTACAATTGACATACACAACCATTGAAATATTtagagaaaaagggaaaaataaagaaggaaaatgaaaaggagaagaaaaaattGAGGTTGAAGGAAAAAAggggataaataaaaaaaagaaaaaaaacgaaaagaaaaatgaattaaaggtaaaagaaagaaagaatagggagaaaattttaaaaacagaaaattgaagagaataaaaaaagaagaataagggGCGGGATgttaaaaaagaaagataaaggGGTGGAATTATAATTAATGGAACCCTAAACCCAAatcaaataatttacaaaataatatttaacttagTCGGAATTGggtcgaaaaaattaaatttgcctCAACTGGTGACGTCAATACCTATGACAccacccaaaaaattttaaaatgttaaaccCTCTGACACTGCTAACGCGAATCCCTATGGCACAACCCAAAAAAAAGCTATTTTCTCTCCCCCTCTGATAGTGGTGACGCCAATGGCTATGGCACtacctattaaaaaataatttttttcctattttctcCTCATAATATAAGTATTTTTAACCAAGGGAACATGTATTTCCACTGATGCTGCCAATCCTTGTAGCACcacccaaaaaaatcattttgtttttCTAATGGGCCAATCATTAGGTGATTATGATGGGTGGTGCTGCCAATACCTATGGCACCATCGGGTTTTACTGTGGAGAATATGTCATTTacatacataaattttcaagtgggtcatttttataaataactaataattttgggttatttctaaaaaagggaaaatatataatatatagattaagtaataaaataaaagttctctAAACTGAATTTCTTTATTttaactagaaattctatcacatgTATATGCGTATAACAACCATGTAACACACATTTGTGTttgaaaataacatacaataaataatgaaaaataaactaAAGTTCCCttgaataatataatatgaaagggcatttttataatttccctaactgagttggtggcaggttaactcgtgacaccaactcagtttaggacttcaaaaataataaagatatacaattgatggagataagtgtgcataataaaattaaaatgtacagaaaatataaaatacttttttggttgaatggtaaatttaatgttttacaCATTGGTGTGAGTTCAAAAATCACCATAagcatttttttgttattttaaaagtaaaaaagcTAAAATGCCTttgaataatataatatgaaagggtatttttataatttttctaattgagttggtgtccgATTGACTTGTGACGCCAACTGAGTTAAAGGCCTAAAAAAGAATACAAATGCTTTAAGTATACAAAATATccttaaaaaaatatacaaaatgaaAACTACACAATTGTACAAAAATGTCTAAACATACATGTAACTTATCAtgtttatgcttttttttttacaagaatAGGGTaatctcttaaattttattagtaGACCTTAAGGgtgtatatatatctatacagTAGTATTTATGTAGGAATCAAATTGCTAAGagataatatctcataataatatcctataatatcccattaggaatcaaattgctaaaagataatatcccataataatatTCTAACACCCCCTCAAGTTGGAGCATGCAGATCATAAATGCCCAACTTACTGAGAAGATATTCAAATTGCAATTTACCAAGCgcctttgtaaaaatgtcagccaATTGAATGGAGGTCGGAACATAAGAAAGTGCAATCAACCTATCATGGATTGCATCCCTAACAAAGTGACAATCCATTTCAATATGTTTAGTACATTCGTGAAATACGAGATTATGTGCAATATACTGCATAGATTGACTATCACAAAATAAAGGAATTGTTTTAGGATGATGAACACCTAAGCTCAGTAAAAAGGCTTTCAGCCACTTGAGTTCACAAGTGATGGAAGCCATAAACATATGCTCAGCCTTAGCAGAAGAACAGAAAATAGTATGTTGTTTATTAGTTTTTCAAGAAATAAGATATTATCCCAGAAAGACAAGCCAGCCAATAAGTGAACGTCGAGTTAATGGACAACCAGTCCAATCCGAAATCACACCAACCTTTCAAGGATAAATCACTATCAAATCTCAAAAGAATCCCTTGGCTAGGATAGCCTTTCAAGTACCGGACAACACCCAGAGCCGCGTTCCAATGCTCTTGCCTTGGCTCATACATAAACTGGGATAAGACATTAATTGAGTACGGCGAATCAGGTCTGGTCATTGCCAAATAAATCAAACAACCCATTAACTATTTTTCAGCTCAGGATCAGACAAAATTGTCCTTGTAGTATGCGCTAATTTATGAATTTTCTCTATTGGCGATCCTAAGGGCTTTGCTCCCAAAAAACTTGCCTGCAGAATAATATCAAGTGCATATTTCCATTGACAAAGAAATCACCCCACAGAGTTACAAGCTACCTCTATcctcaaaaaatatttcaaacacCAAGATCCTTCATATGGAAGCAAGAAATAAGATACCCCTCAAAAGTTTTGAAAGCAGCAGAATCATTCCCAGAAATAAgcaaatcatcaacataaactagcACATCAATGCGTACAGATCCCTTAGTGTCTGTATAGGGAGAATAATTAGAATATGATTGAAAAATCCATAACCTTTTATTGCAGTAACAAGCTTCACAAACCAACACTGGGGAGCTTATTTCAACCCGTACAAAGACTTGCGCAAACGACAAACCATTCTAGGCTTCTTAGGAGCAAAACCTAGAGGAAGCTTCATGTAAACCTCTTCATCAAAGTCACCATACAGGAAGGCATTATAGACATCCATCTTATGTAACTCTCAATTTTTCGAAGTTTCAATAGCTAAAAAAGCCCAAACAATCACCATTTTCGTCACAGGTGCGAAAGTTTCATTATAGGCAATACCTTTTACCTGGTGATTACCAAAAACAATAAGAGAGCTTTAAGTTTTTCAATACTTCCATCGGAGTTGTATTTAATCTTTTACATCAACTTACTACCCAATGCTTTCTTTCCAGGAGGAAATGTTTCCATAGACCAAGTGTCATTATCCTCTAGAGCACAAATCTTATTTTACATAGCATCATGCCATCACATATCCTTCACAGCCTTTTTAAAAGACTATGGCTCGACCCTACAGTAATAGCTGCaagaaaattttagtgtttataaTAAATTTGTCACAATTAACATAATGCGCTATAAAAAATAGAGTACTTGAGGAAGGCTCTAAAGCAAGTGAGATGGGAGATAGACTTTTCTTTATGATAGTATGAGTGAAAAAATCTCAAAGCTTCATAAAGGGAAACTTTTCCCTATGCCCTCATCATTTAGACGCATCATTACCCAAAGCCTTTTGCACTATCGTGTTATTGGAGGAAAAAGAAGATACCATAAGTGTTAGAAAACTTGCAAGTGGCGAATTCATAGGCTCCGGAGTAACAAGCGGAAGAACTTTCATGGGTCCTAGCACCTCTAATTCaccaaaatatgtataaaaaattgCATCTACATTCCCATATGGCAAAGcaactgtaacaccctatacccggtcCAATCGCCCGACCTAAGCTGTAAGGTATTACGACTTAAAACTTTGACATCAttcacaatttaataaaaaataaccaaataattCATTTGCAATCATTTTTCCATGTTATTCAATCAAAACGGGACTTAATTCAAGCTCACAGAATATTTAAAACAAACCTAGAATAATTCTAGATTAgaatgaaacttttacaaaagtttgaGCAAAAAGTGGAAACAAGAGTCGTGTGACAGATCTCAGACCGTGTGGCTCAAGAACATGATCATGTGGCCAAACCGTGCAACAACCTGTGCTCGTGTAACTCAGGGTCACATGGTGGTGtctccaggccatgtaactctctgaggtCATATGGACAAGCCTACACAAAAAATCAAAGAGGTCATATGGTCGTGTCATGCAACCATGTCACAAACCGTGTGTGCCCAAAATACCTTCAAACACAAGTCAAATCACCCACAATTTCTTAGACTCCAAGCCATTCATTTACCATCACATAAACCTATTCAAAATGTACccaaatatgtaaaaatatgtcAATTCACAttcaacctatgtgcctaaccaatatgccattaatGGCACCATAATTCAAGTATAAACAACAACTATCCAAACCAAGACATAATCAACACGTCCACCTTATTCAATCATCGACCAAGTCCCAAATACCATAttccaaaatcatatatttatattaaactttCAAATGCAAACATACTTCATCATAAGTTTATAAATTAccaaaactaaaatgaccatttCAACAACATCTCGTCAACAAAGGCATCAAGTGAAGCTACCATTTCAAGATACCAAATACAAAATTACATCTCAAATAATACAATTCATCACCAAGTTACCTAATAACATAAACATACCGAAACCCTATTTACATACCACTTATAACCGagccaaaataaacaaataactaccaaaagagttgttggatagtgtgatctccaatgATGTTCCAAACAACAGCAAAAGTCTAACAATCTACAAAGAAGAAAAACCAAATAGAGTAAGCTTATATAAATCTTAGAAAGTTCATAAAATAAAACATCACATACCTgccaatttaatttataaattacacATAACATAGAATAAACATTCCTTTGTCTTATTTCATCATTCCAACTATATGAAGTGACTAACCCTGAATAATTCATATCATGTTAAGAATCACGTACCAAGATATAATCAAACAAATATAATCCATTATA contains:
- the LOC107929425 gene encoding uncharacterized mitochondrial protein AtMg00810-like encodes the protein MDVYNAFLYGDFDEEVYMKLPLGFAPKKPRMVCHTKGSVRIDVLVYVDDLLISGNDSAAFKTFEGPDSPYSINVLSQFMYEPRQEHWNAALGVVRYLKGYPSQGILLRFDSDLSLKGWCDFGLDWLSINSTFTYWLACLSGIISYFLKN